The sequence CAAATGATTTAAGAACCATTTTACGTGCATCCGGATAATATGCATCTAGATAATACGGGCCATTACTAATTACGGCATGACCATGTTTGGAAATCCAAGATGCAGAAGAATTGTACCTTTCAGCAAAATAGTTAGAATCGTTCACAAATGCGAGTGCTGGAGGTACTGCCTTTTCAGTTTCAAAATCTTGCAGATTAGCCATCAAAATATGTGCGTCATCTGGTACCACTAAGGACATCCAGTCAACATTTTTACTTACAGAATCAGATCGTGAAAATGCAAGTTTTCCATCCGTTACTGCTTTTTCCATGGAATAAAGCATCTCCCATGGCATTGCAGGCCAAACCTGTGCAGAATCTGCAATCTCACCAGAATCAAAGTGCCAATAATTTTGATACACTTCAATAGTTTCATTATCAAGTATTCGTATACCGACCAATGTCTTTGCAGCCTGATTTGCCTTTGGAGAGTATTCAGAATCAAATGTTTTTGTGCCGTTTACATCATCAGTGCCCCATTGATACATGAAATATATCCCATACAATACATCATTCATATCCATAGGCATTTTGTTATGCCAATTTCCAAATTTCAGATGGAATGTCACTTCACTTGTAGCTTTGATTCCAGATCCGACATGTACCCATTTTTGTGTAGCAACATCCCACCGGATTGCATCGGATGGCACACCCACTTTGTCCAAAGGTCCCATGGTATGGACTTTCCAATCAGAGCGTACCGGAATAGTGTACCCAGTATATGGATCCTTAAAGGAACCAGGATCACTTATTACTCCCCATATCTGTTGACTGGAGGAATCTACAAAACCTGCTATGGGATTCCACGCACCTTGGTAGATCTTTTTTACTCCTATTGTTAGCGTGTCAGAATCTGATCTTGCATTTATTGGTGTAAATCTCGTTGTTATTCCAGCACCAAAATCATTTATTGTGCCATTGATTTTTTTGTTTGTTATAAATTCATCAGTCTTACATGCGAGAAATATTCTAACTGAATCTGTGATTCCTCGATCTACTGCTTGATTTATCAAATTAGAGCGTTGTTCGGGGGATGTAAAATTTCCAAAAAATATCTTTTTTGATAAATCATCCATCTCAGGATCTTGAAAATTCCAATACGATGGATTGTTAAATCCTGGCATATTAGAATACCAAGAAGAATACATTTGTGCAGTAATCACAGAATCATACCTTACAAAACCACCGGTTACCCACCCTTCTGTATACACATTCCACTTTAGATCAGAGGGATTTGACCCATACACTACAGAAAAGGCCTTTGTTAAATCACCATAATCTTTGACTACTGTAAAACCCACGTTTTGTAGTTGGGTTGCAAGTATTTCCCCAATGGATTTTCTTACAGGATCATCATTTCTAATAAAAATTGTAATCTGAATTGGTTTTGATTTGTAATACCATGTTGTGCCTACTTTTTGTGCTCCTTCTTGCTCAAGCGCACTTGATATCATCTGATTTGCAAGTGCAGGATTGTATTTGAAATCAAAAGATTGTACTGTTCCAAGCACTGACAAATAATCAGGATCATACGGCTTGTATGCAGATACCATAGAAGTTCCATAACCACTTAGAATTTCATCCACAATAAGATCTCTGTCCACCAAATAGTTTAATGCAAAACGCACTTGTTGAATAGAAAATGGGTTAAATTGTTCAGAAGTAGCAGGGTTTAACAAAATACTATAGCTTGTACCAGTTGAAGGATATATTTTCAGATAATTTTTTGAAGAATCATCCAATCTGTCAACAGGCACAGGCGAATAATAGATATCAAGATGCCCATTCTTTACTTCATCAATTGCCGTATTATCATCAGAGTATTGAACAAATTCTATTTTGTTAAAACTAGTGTTTTTTTCTCCAAACACAATTACGAAAGGCACTGCAAAAAGTACCACAACCAAAAACAAAAGTTTCATGACATGCCTTTCCAAGAATCATATTTAATCATGGTCACATCAGGTCATATTTCAGATATAATATGCATTAGATTATCTGAATAGTATTTTATAAAAGAAAAATAATGTATACATGATGAATCTTTCGACATTGGTAAAAGGAATTCCAGGAATCATCCCAGGAGGATTGTCTATCAAGGATTTCAGCATGGCAACCCAAACTAGTGAAGATATGACAAAAATCATACTAGATAATCTGATGCAAAACGGAATAGGAGAATACAGAGAGGAACAAATTCATTTTAAAGATTCAGACAAATTAAAAACATGCATTATTGCAATAAGCATGGGCTCACCAATAGAAGAAATATCCCGCATGCTAGAGTGGCAAGACTTTGAATCACTTGCAGCCGAGGTGCTAGAGAAACGAGAATTTGATACTACGAAAAATGTCATCCTAACCAAGCCCAGGATGCAGATAGATGTAGTAGGTATCAAATCAGGTGTTGCAATACTTGTTGACTGCAAACATTGGAACAACATGACGCATTCTGCACTTCAGGAAGCAGTAAAAAAACAAATTATCAGAACCAAACACTTTGTTTCAAAGACAAAAGTCAGAGGAGCAATACCAGCAATTGTTACTCTTTATCAACATGATTTGCAATTCATTGACAAAGTACCAATCATTCCAATTCATCAGTTAGACTCATTTTGTGATGAATTTTATGGAAATATAGAAGAGATTCAAAGTAGTGTATAGATGAAGAATCCCGTAGTTATCAAAAGAAATGCTTGTGTAATCCTCATTGCAGTGTCAAGCGATTTTGAATAAATTTCTAATTGATTCCCTCCCATCACCTTGACATTTGTTTCACTTTTAAGAAGTTCATATGATGATACAGGAGAAGTTTGTTCTGCTTTTTTTGCCAATTCCATAAACCATGAAATAACATCATTAGCCTTTGAAAGGCTTCCAAACTCGAAATATCCATGTTTATTTTTGGCTGTACGTGCTTTGTAATGCGTATCAGAGGTACATATTTCAAGAAAGTTATATCCATTTTTTGAAAAATGATTTGCGATTTCTTCTCGTAGACCATTTAGCATATTATTTGCATCAGCCCATGCAAGAAAGAATTTTTCATCCCCAATCTTAAAACACATTATTGCAACTTTTCCAGGACCTAAATCATCTGCACTGAAACTAAGACTTTCAGAATTTGCATATCCGATTTCCATTGGAAGTGTCTCTTTTGTAATTAATGTATCGAGTGTAGATTTGGCAGCATTTAGTAGATCATCAGCATCAAGCTTTTCGATTTCTTTACCCATTGCATTATGACTATCTACAATCAAGACCCGTTCATATCCACGATTCTTACCATATTGTTCAAGTTCAGATTTTATATAATATGGAATATCCTCCATCCCGTAGGGAGATAATGAAAGAATCAGTATAGCAGTTTTATCAAATAACAGACCAGTAGTTCGCGCTTTGTTGACTTGAATTGTGACAGGTTTGGTGCTCTTTGAACCTTGTTGAATTGTAGAATTTGTTTTGAGGCTTGTGATATAAAGTTCAACTTGAGATTTAGATGGTAGATTGAGTGAGTGATCAGATATACTATGCATCACCATTGCAGATGAATCAAGATTTTTGTAAATCAGGTACGGGATATTGCTTCCACCTATAGGATGAAAAGGACCAGGATGGAGATCCGGTATGACAAGTCTACAGTTATGATTTTTTGTTTTGAATAAAACTTGAAAAGTTGAGACTTTGGATGATTCAGAACGTTTTTCCATCAAATATTCCATAGGTTCTGGATTATTATTTGTCCATGCGGCAAGATATGCTTGTAGAAATGCATGTGTGCTTGAGAGCTTTCCTCTACCTGCAATTCTATCACTAAGTAAGGTCCAGAGGCTTCCCAGTATACAGAATATAACACCATATTCGATTGCACGTGGATCAGTTAGCATTGAAATCCACATTGTAGAAGGAACAAATGCAAGAAACATAGAAAGCGGTTGAAGTAGACAAATTATCCAGGCAGTACGTAATTTAGCACCAAGTACTGATGTAAATATAGCAATACGAAAACTAGCATATAGTAACATGCCTTCTGTGATGTAAATAGGCAACAACTGTGGTTTGGAGAACACGTATGAAGAAAGAATCCCGCATAGTATAGTTACAAGCCACAAAAGATTTCCAAATGCAGACATGTGGATAGATTTAGAATATTCAGTACGCAGTATTTTTGGATCTAAAAACTGTGTTCCCACTAGCGCACCAATAGTTATTGGGATTGCCAGTGTAAGATTATCAGTAGATTTGAAATAATCAATGTACGATACAGCTACTATAACACAGGCTACTGCAATAGAGATTGCAAGAGATACATAATGAGAAGTAGGAGTAAAAGTGGTTAGAGTATAACGCTTATGAATGCGAGATACATCATCTGAGCTTTCCGTCATGACGAGAAGAAGATTTTCAGAATCCACGAAATTCCAATCAAAGAAGCAGGTATTGCTACTACTATCTCTGGTTTTAACTTGTAACCCTTGGTTTCATCCTCAAAGAATCTCAGCAAACCTGCGCTAGAGGCAGGAAGTGGTGCAGATTTTTTGCTGCTCATGTTATTTTTGCATCAAGGATCTTTAAATAAATACCTTTTTGTGCCTAATGGCTTCCAAGTTTACCCTTGATGGCCATTATTTCATTGATATTATGCAAGATCTGTTTTTGTTTTTCAAAGTCTTTCTCTTTTTGTAGGAGAGTGGTAAGATCTAATAGTTTTTGATCCAAGTTATCAGATAGAGTATCTTCGGTAGTATTTTTTTGTGCGATGACTTGTTCAGTTTTTTCATCCTTTGCTTCTCTTCCGCAGCTTACACATAATGCACTTCCATTTTTCATAACTCGTACACCTTTACAATATGGACATGGATCACTGACAAGAGTAGCACCGCCCAATAACAATTCAACTGCTTTCTTTGTAAGATCTTTTGACATGACATAATGTACTTTATTCAAATAAAAAAACATAGAGGGATAAACAAGGCTTAATAGTAGGATCTCGACCTTTTATTTCGAATGGCGGTAATCTGCAACACTTGCGGACTTCCTAATGATTTATGCGCCTGTGGTGAACTTGAAAAAGATCAAACACAGATTGTTGTAAGACTTGAAGAAAGACGTTTCAAAAAGAAAGGAACTATGATTGAAGGAATAAATCCGAAAATGAATGATCTTGGTAAAGTTGTAAAAGAATTAAAGGCTCGTTATGCTTGTGGTGGCACTGTAAAAGAAGGTTACATCTTTTTGCAAGGAGATCACAGAGATACAATAAAGACAACTCTTGTCAAACTTGGATTTCCAGAAGCCAGTATTGAAGTCCATTGAAATCAAGTTTGCAAACAATAAATAAAATTACAAAAATTCTATCCATTCCGTACTCAGGATTTTTATCCGTGATATTTGGGATGATGATTCTATCATTTCCAGTCGGCCTTTATGTGACATTCAATTCAGAGATTGGAAAGGACATCAATTACCAATATCCAATAAACGGACTTGATTTATTCATAGGGGGCATAAGTTACAAAATTCCCATTTCATTTGAAATAGGAGATGCGTTTATCATTGCATGGTCTATTTTTATAATATTATTTTCAATATCATATCTAGGGCCTGAAGATTCTTTTCTAAAAACACTCTCAAACATGATGTCAAGAGGATCAAACACCATAAGAAACAACGGACTGACCAATATGATTACGTGGTTTTCAATTTTGATTGTATCATCAGTGGTAATTGAAACCATACAACAGATGTTTGGAATTAAGATAGAAGCTCCCTTGCCAGACAATGACCTCATTCGTTTCTTTCAGATTGGCATAGCACCTCTAACTGAGGAAACAGGGTTCAGAGTACTTTTAATCGGGGTGCCACTATTTTTGATGTATTCTCACAGTGCATCATTGAAGATATTTTTCAAATCATTATGGAGGCCTTCCAGGTATTTGACTATAAACAACTATAGAAAACCAATGATGCTAATCATAACCATCGGTTTACTTTTTGGTGTGTCACATATAATTTCAGGTACGCCATGGAGTCCCGGAAAAGTCACTCAGGCCACAATCGCAGGCATAATAATTGGGTGGGTATATGTCAGATACGGATTTGCCCCGGCCATACTAGTACATTGGGCTACAAATTACTTTTTGTCATCATATTTGTTTTTTATTTCAGATCTGAGTCAAAATCCTGCAATAAATGATTCATCAAATCCATTCTCAGATACACTTGAAATGATCCTGATCATGACAGGCTCAATTGCAATTGCAATTAAAGTACTAGCATACATAGAATCAAGAAATACTTCTGTAAAACAGATTTTGTAGATAGAAAAAATTAACAATCAAGAATTTTTTTGAGATTTGTAGTAACATCATTTTCAGAGAGTGACAATATAAAACGTAGATCAGATTGGTCATCTATATCCAACATAATTCTTCGTATCAATACAAGTGCTGAACTCGTATTTCTTTTTTCTGCGGTATCAAGATGAATTTTATAGCTATCTTCATCATAATGTGTCTCCATGGCTTTTGGAGGCATTCGGAAAAGAGCATTTGTTCCATCAAATTTTCGTGATGGAACAACTAAAACACACCTATCAGAGGTTTTCATTTCGTACAAGGAACGAATATCATCAGGCGTAATTAGAGGAATATCCTGTGGAAAGACGATTGTTCCTTCAAATCCCTCATCTGTAAAATAATTATCAGCTAGCAAAACAGCGCTATTTACCCCTTGTTCAGATTCATCGTATATTTCAACAGCTCCAAATTTTTTGCCAATATTTAGAGCAGTTTCATCTTTGCTCACAAGTATTGTTTTAGAAATAACATCAGAATTAGATATTGTTTTTAGAACAGATTCCAACATTAACTGGCATATTTGTTCTGTTTTTTCAGGAGACATGCCAAGACGCGTTTTAGCTCTTGAAAAAGTCTTGACAGGAATTATTGCGCCTATGCGCGAATTAGACATGTACTTGTTTTAAAATAAAGGATGCAAGTGCTTCCTCGTCTTTCTTGTCTTTCATCCTTATCTTAGTTTCATAGACTTTCATATCGAGGTTTTCTATTTTTCTAGTTAGCAATCTATCTGCAGTATCGATTACCATATGAGATGCAACTTCAGAATACATTTTTGCAAGTCCATAGACTGATACTTCCATGCCTGCTGCTTCCATGTATTTTGTAGCAGGACCACTAATTGCAGTATTACCTATAAGAGGACTAACAACAACAACTTTTTTCTTTGACTTTGATAATTCTTTTCTAATTCCTTTAATGGATAAAATTGGACCTATGCTAGTCAATGGATTGCCAGGAGCAATTATTACCAATTTTGCATCATGAATTGCATTAACTGCGGCAGGATTTGCACGAGCCTTGTCAGCACCAATATATTTTATCCCTTCAACTTTATCCTGACCTTTGTATTTGACCCAATATTCTTGTAGATGTAGATCACCTTTGTTTGTAACAATTCTTGTTTCTACACTATTATCAGTAACTGGTATTATCTTGGTGTCAATTGCAAATTTTTGACACATCCATTCAGTTATGTCAGAGAGATTTTTCCCATTTTTGAGCATGTTAGTTCTCAGCAAGTGAATTGCGGCATCTCTGTCACCAATGTTAAACCAAGTCTCTTCCCCAAGCATTTCCATTTGACGCAAAAATCCATAGGTATCCTTCTTTATTCCCCAACCTTTTTCAGTATCTAAAACATCTGCAAGACCATACAAAATAGTGTCAATATCAGGACAGACATACAATCCATACAACCAATAATTGTCTCCAACATTTGATATCACAGAGATATCTCTGGTTTGAGTTGCAATACCTCTTACAAGTTTTACAGAACCTGTTCCACCTGCGAGAATTGTAATCATTTTCTTATTTGCACCGTGAAGTTAGTAACCTGTACCAACTAAATATTACTCTTGCCAATAGATCTACAAGAAATTCATAATCAAGAAAATTAATGCTAAGATTTATTACTATCCTGAAGAAGAAAAGCTGTCGTGACTAAGAGATTTCTTTTAGCATCAGCCATTTTTAGTTTAATAGTTATAGGAACTGTTTCTCCGATTTTTGCAACTGTGGATTTCAACGCATATCTACCAATCGAGGGAACACCGATCAATCCAGAATTCAAATTTACAAAGAACATATCCATAGATTACTCCAACGGAGGTAAATTGAAAGATCTTTTACAAGGTAAGAACATGACAATTGCTTTCACTGATACATCTGCAAATAACACCAGCATAAAATCACTCATGGAATCAATGAATACAGAGTTTGCAACAGACAGAAAGACATTGGCAACAGCGACCGATTTGAAGTTAGATTATCAAGTCCAGATAAACGGTGATGACAAACAAGCTACATTTGATTATCGTATAACACTGATTCCAACCATGACAGGATACACACTAACTAAAGGCAGTGGAGACACACCTACAGTTTTAGATATATCATGGATTGGGTTTGTCATGAACACCCCAATAACCATAACAACTGCAAAATACGGAGACCTTGAGATAAATTCACCATTAGGAGTAGTTCAAAGTCAACTACCTGATGTTTACAACGCATTAAAAGGAACACCAGCAGAACAAGCTCTAAGTGATAAAATAATAGATGCAAGTCCACTCGTGGCATATCCAATAGACAAGTGGAATACTCTTTTCGATCCAGCCTATACTCTCAGTGAAACAGCAGGTTATGGATATTCAGGACAGAAAGTAGCAGTAACAGGATTTGCATATGGTCAAAGCGATTTATACCAAGGATCTTTAAAGACACAGAATAAAGAATTGGACTTTACAACAGATGCAAAATATCATTTATCAGTAATTGACAGAGCAAGTTCAGGCACAATAGATGCAGCAGGTCATGCTAACGGGTACATGGTACAAGGAGACCCAGCAATTTCAACGACTGCTCAAACATCAACAACAACCGGGGTTGCTACAGCACAAGGACTTTCAACTATGACAATATATGCAATGGCAGGATTTGCAGCAGTTATCGCAGCAGGCATTTTCTGGTGGAGCAACAGAAAGATGAAAGAGTCCCTAAAGAGAGGAAAAGATACAAGTCCACCACCGACATTCCAGTACGAAGAAAGAAAACACTGGGCTGACAAATTCGACGAAGATAAAAAATAGTGCGTTCTGGCCGTAACCCTCCTTCTGTTTTCACGACATTTCGCTATGCGGCCTACCTAAACAAAGTGCAGCTCTTATTGTTTGATTTGGCCTTTCTCCGCATGGGATGGATTTTTCATTCACATCCTGGAAATCTCAGGTTTTACCATCATAGTGCTCCAGTTATGATTTTTTTCTGTGCCATTGCCAGTCATCTCTGACTATCCGTCTCCAGATCACGCTTGCTGCAAGGAGGGAGGAGTTTCCTCTGCCGTAGCAGTAATCGTTCACCAGCTCGCACTGGTCTAGTCTCAATATCAATATTTTAGCCTTTGAACACACATGCCCATACGAGTAAATAGTTACAAGTAGAGATTTATTCGACCATTCAGCCCTCACGGATAGATATGGAGCATGACTCACATGCAGGGCTTGTTCGTAGCCTTTCATTACTTGACATAACTATGATAGGAATTGCTGCCATGATAGGAGGAGCAATTTTCAATTTGGTAGGACCTGCAATGTATGAAGGAGGACCATCGCTTCTCATAGTATTTCTTGCAAGTGGAATCATCAGTTTCTTTACAGCATTAACATATGCAGAATTAGGTTCTGCATTTCCAGAAGCAGGTGGAGGATATAGATGGGTCAAAGAGGGACTTCCAAGACCAAATGCATTCATCAGCGGTTGGATTGCATGGTTTGCACACATGATAGCAGGAAGTCTGTATGCAGTATCAATTGGTGATTTTTTTGGAAGTATGCTCACAAGCATAGGTGTAGCGTCACAATTTGGCGGGATTCCCCTTGACAAGATAATTGCAATATTATCAATAGTTCTCTTCACTTATGTAAATTACAGAGGAGTCTCTCTAACAGGAAAAATTGGCAATGGTCTTACTTTTATGCAGATAATCATAATCATAGTTCTTATCGCATCAGGAATTTATGCAATGAGTTTTGTCAATCATAACTGGGCAGTAAACTTTCAGCATTTTGTTCCAAAAGGCATAACAGGATTCATCTTAGCAATGGGAATCACGTTTATTGCATTTGAAGGCTATGAGATAATAGTACAAGCAGGCGAGGAAGTAAAAAATCCAAAAAGAAACATACCAAAAGCAATTTTCATTACATTAGGCATAGTCACAGTCCTTTACATTGCATTTACTTTTGTCTTCTTAGGGGGAATTGATGCTACAAAAGTTGGCAAAGAAGTATGGCAATACATAGGCGATAACCAAGATGTAGGAATTGCAAAAGCTGCAGAATATCTTATCCCGTATGGAACGACATTAGTATTCGTAGGAGGATTGGTTTCAAGTGTTGCCGCTCTTAGTGCAACTACTTTTTCTTCAAGCAGAGTTTCTTTTGCGATGGGAAGACAGTACAATTTACCATACATATTTAGTTCCATACATTCCAAGCATCATACTCCTCATTTTGCCATAATTGCATCAGGTTTTATCATGCTCATAATGGCATCCTGGTTGCCACTTGAACAAATTGCACTTGTAGCAGGAGTCATGTTTTTGTTTCTCTTTACGCAAGTAAACTGGGCAGGTATCAACATCAGACGAGTTCACGGTAGCAAACTTGATTACGGATTCAAGATTCCATTATTTCCCCTCATGCCAATCATTGGCATAATATGTAAAGCAGGTCTAGCAATTTTCCTTCTAGTATACAATCCACTTAGTTGGGTAATTGCAATAATTTGGATACTCTTAGGTTTTTCAATATACAAGTTGTATATTGCAAAAAAAGAGATAGATCACTATGCACCTCTTGTTGCAAACATGGGTCCGGCAGAAAGAAAAAGTTACAGAATCATGGTGGTCTTTAATAAAAAGACGATTGAAAAACTAGTCAAGATTGCATCAGCCATTGCAAAAGACAAAGACGGTGAGATTTCACTGTTAAATGTTGCTACAATCCCTCTCCAGATACCACTTTCAATGGGACATAGGTTTGCAGAGCCTGTGATCAAGACATTTGACAATTTAAAAAACACTCCAGGATTTGCTGAGCACCGATACCTGGTAAGACTCTCACATGATAACACAGAGGCAATTCTTGCAACTGCAGAAGAGCAAGGAATCAATTTACTCATCATGGACTTTTTTGATCTTCGAAATAACAGAAAACTACTTTCACTTGCAACATGCGACATACTAGGTGTGAGCATAAGAAAAGACTTTGAAAATGAATTATCAAACGTGGTTGTATCATACGATAAAGGTAGGCATTCTGATCTTGGAATTGAGATAGCACATGCATTTTCAAACGTGATGGGAAGTAAAATGAGAATCATACGAGGAGTCGTAGAATCTCCAGAAGAAGAGCGAGATATACTAAGCAGGATTAATGAAAAAATGTTTGATTTAGACTTGAAAAAAATCCCGGTAGAAAGAGTATACCCTACAAGTTCAGAGATAACAAAGGACTTGCTTGAGAACCTGAACAAAGATCCTGAAATTGTAATTGTAGGAGCAGGAAACCAATCAGAACAAGCATTCAGTCCAAGAACTATGGAAATAGTAGAAAAATCACGCTATAGCGTATTTGTTGTAAGGGATTCAAGGTTTGCAAGCATAAAGGCAAGGTACTTTTGGCAGATGATAGCACCCAGACTAAAAGAAAATAGAATAATTTACAGAATTTACCGTAGCATATACAGATTAAAACCTACAAAGAAAGTTCCATCAGATGAAGAATATTTTTCAACAAAAATTTGAAAAGACAATAGTTCAGATGCTTAGTTTAGTCCATATTCTTGTGATATCATCATAACATCATCACTAGTTTTTGCATTGAAATAATCTTCAAGAAGATACTGGTTCAAATCAAGAAAAGTGTGACCCCATTTGAATTTGTTGAGAATCGAGTTTGCAAGATCCTTGTGTCCTAGTATATACAAGGCGCCAGATATTGCTTCAGCAGTGGTAAGTTTACCAATTTTTGAATAATTTACTGGATTTCCTGCAAGAAGCGGTGGCAGTTTCTTTGAGATACCTGTAAATTTCTTAAGAAAAGTATCTTGTGCCAACTCCCATGAACAGTCTATTCCTGTAATAGAGTGAGTTTTCTCCTTATCAGATTGTAAAACAAATTCGGATGCAAAGGGATTTAGGATTACATCAG comes from Candidatus Nitrosotalea sinensis and encodes:
- a CDS encoding ABC transporter substrate-binding protein, whose amino-acid sequence is MKLLFLVVVLFAVPFVIVFGEKNTSFNKIEFVQYSDDNTAIDEVKNGHLDIYYSPVPVDRLDDSSKNYLKIYPSTGTSYSILLNPATSEQFNPFSIQQVRFALNYLVDRDLIVDEILSGYGTSMVSAYKPYDPDYLSVLGTVQSFDFKYNPALANQMISSALEQEGAQKVGTTWYYKSKPIQITIFIRNDDPVRKSIGEILATQLQNVGFTVVKDYGDLTKAFSVVYGSNPSDLKWNVYTEGWVTGGFVRYDSVITAQMYSSWYSNMPGFNNPSYWNFQDPEMDDLSKKIFFGNFTSPEQRSNLINQAVDRGITDSVRIFLACKTDEFITNKKINGTINDFGAGITTRFTPINARSDSDTLTIGVKKIYQGAWNPIAGFVDSSSQQIWGVISDPGSFKDPYTGYTIPVRSDWKVHTMGPLDKVGVPSDAIRWDVATQKWVHVGSGIKATSEVTFHLKFGNWHNKMPMDMNDVLYGIYFMYQWGTDDVNGTKTFDSEYSPKANQAAKTLVGIRILDNETIEVYQNYWHFDSGEIADSAQVWPAMPWEMLYSMEKAVTDGKLAFSRSDSVSKNVDWMSLVVPDDAHILMANLQDFETEKAVPPALAFVNDSNYFAERYNSSASWISKHGHAVISNGPYYLDAYYPDARKMVLKSFADSTYPFSADHWRKFENVSVPKIESIEVPSIVSLGSKLAIPISVTPNSTVYYYFTNSQGKIISHGNQTSETGSMEIVLPPKDSLHLDPNANGFQLFVVSDKAYKPDMYHTSFLAINGTAPPLNETIVQSTVNVETGLSSLYVIFIVVITAILAIYLARRLKNGV
- a CDS encoding restriction endonuclease, translated to MNLSTLVKGIPGIIPGGLSIKDFSMATQTSEDMTKIILDNLMQNGIGEYREEQIHFKDSDKLKTCIIAISMGSPIEEISRMLEWQDFESLAAEVLEKREFDTTKNVILTKPRMQIDVVGIKSGVAILVDCKHWNNMTHSALQEAVKKQIIRTKHFVSKTKVRGAIPAIVTLYQHDLQFIDKVPIIPIHQLDSFCDEFYGNIEEIQSSV
- a CDS encoding DUF2070 family protein, yielding MDSENLLLVMTESSDDVSRIHKRYTLTTFTPTSHYVSLAISIAVACVIVAVSYIDYFKSTDNLTLAIPITIGALVGTQFLDPKILRTEYSKSIHMSAFGNLLWLVTILCGILSSYVFSKPQLLPIYITEGMLLYASFRIAIFTSVLGAKLRTAWIICLLQPLSMFLAFVPSTMWISMLTDPRAIEYGVIFCILGSLWTLLSDRIAGRGKLSSTHAFLQAYLAAWTNNNPEPMEYLMEKRSESSKVSTFQVLFKTKNHNCRLVIPDLHPGPFHPIGGSNIPYLIYKNLDSSAMVMHSISDHSLNLPSKSQVELYITSLKTNSTIQQGSKSTKPVTIQVNKARTTGLLFDKTAILILSLSPYGMEDIPYYIKSELEQYGKNRGYERVLIVDSHNAMGKEIEKLDADDLLNAAKSTLDTLITKETLPMEIGYANSESLSFSADDLGPGKVAIMCFKIGDEKFFLAWADANNMLNGLREEIANHFSKNGYNFLEICTSDTHYKARTAKNKHGYFEFGSLSKANDVISWFMELAKKAEQTSPVSSYELLKSETNVKVMGGNQLEIYSKSLDTAMRITQAFLLITTGFFIYTLL
- a CDS encoding preprotein translocase subunit Sec61beta → MSSKKSAPLPASSAGLLRFFEDETKGYKLKPEIVVAIPASLIGISWILKIFFSS
- a CDS encoding Sjogren's syndrome/scleroderma autoantigen 1 family protein — its product is MSKDLTKKAVELLLGGATLVSDPCPYCKGVRVMKNGSALCVSCGREAKDEKTEQVIAQKNTTEDTLSDNLDQKLLDLTTLLQKEKDFEKQKQILHNINEIMAIKGKLGSH
- the yciH gene encoding stress response translation initiation inhibitor YciH; protein product: MAVICNTCGLPNDLCACGELEKDQTQIVVRLEERRFKKKGTMIEGINPKMNDLGKVVKELKARYACGGTVKEGYIFLQGDHRDTIKTTLVKLGFPEASIEVH
- a CDS encoding CPBP family intramembrane glutamic endopeptidase; the encoded protein is MMILSFPVGLYVTFNSEIGKDINYQYPINGLDLFIGGISYKIPISFEIGDAFIIAWSIFIILFSISYLGPEDSFLKTLSNMMSRGSNTIRNNGLTNMITWFSILIVSSVVIETIQQMFGIKIEAPLPDNDLIRFFQIGIAPLTEETGFRVLLIGVPLFLMYSHSASLKIFFKSLWRPSRYLTINNYRKPMMLIITIGLLFGVSHIISGTPWSPGKVTQATIAGIIIGWVYVRYGFAPAILVHWATNYFLSSYLFFISDLSQNPAINDSSNPFSDTLEMILIMTGSIAIAIKVLAYIESRNTSVKQIL
- the cofC gene encoding 2-phospho-L-lactate guanylyltransferase, coding for MSNSRIGAIIPVKTFSRAKTRLGMSPEKTEQICQLMLESVLKTISNSDVISKTILVSKDETALNIGKKFGAVEIYDESEQGVNSAVLLADNYFTDEGFEGTIVFPQDIPLITPDDIRSLYEMKTSDRCVLVVPSRKFDGTNALFRMPPKAMETHYDEDSYKIHLDTAEKRNTSSALVLIRRIMLDIDDQSDLRFILSLSENDVTTNLKKILDC
- the cofD gene encoding 2-phospho-L-lactate transferase, whose translation is MITILAGGTGSVKLVRGIATQTRDISVISNVGDNYWLYGLYVCPDIDTILYGLADVLDTEKGWGIKKDTYGFLRQMEMLGEETWFNIGDRDAAIHLLRTNMLKNGKNLSDITEWMCQKFAIDTKIIPVTDNSVETRIVTNKGDLHLQEYWVKYKGQDKVEGIKYIGADKARANPAAVNAIHDAKLVIIAPGNPLTSIGPILSIKGIRKELSKSKKKVVVVSPLIGNTAISGPATKYMEAAGMEVSVYGLAKMYSEVASHMVIDTADRLLTRKIENLDMKVYETKIRMKDKKDEEALASFILKQVHV